A single window of Salminus brasiliensis chromosome 18, fSalBra1.hap2, whole genome shotgun sequence DNA harbors:
- the LOC140539553 gene encoding interferon-inducible GTPase 5-like has product MMGNLFSKKTKEAIEDPGSAEAEQGNVDHLLNVSLTIAVTGETGAGKSTFINAYRGVDDDDKGAAETGVSETTAEPTPYQHPTLPNVVLWDLPGIGSPNFKAKTYVKEMQIDRYDFFLIISSVRFRENDLMLAKEIQKQKKKFYFIRSKIDESIRAEERMKTFNREETLSKIRADCQRNLKDLGNPPVFLISSWNLSEFDFEELVSTLNSELPEQKQFALLQSAPVTSVAMLEKKVAMFHKVILAAAIVSGGIAAAPVPGLSFACDTAMVTLFFTRCYYAFGLDDRSLEKLSERVNKPELKSREKSPLLKELVKTSVVRMGASALGEFLCSLVPGAGTGAAATISFRMTRDLLESGLKELADEARKMLREAGLK; this is encoded by the coding sequence ATGATGGGCAATCTGttctcaaaaaaaacaaaagaagccaTAGAGGATCCTGgaagtgcagaagcagagcaagGAAATGTTGACCATTTGCTCAATGTATCGCTAACCATAGCTGTAACTGGAGAAACCGGGGCAGGAAAATCCACTTTTATCAACGCATACAGAGGtgtggatgatgatgataaaggtgCAGCTGAAACTGGAGTTAGTGAGACCACTGCTGAGCCCACCCCTTACCAACATCCCACATTGCCTAATGTGGTGCTTTGGGACCTGCCTGGAATTGGAAGCCCAAACTTTAAAGCCAAGACGTATGTGAAAGAAATGCAGATAGACCGGTATGATTTCTTCCTCATCATCTCATCAGTGAGATTCAGAGAGAACGACCTCATGCTGGCTAAAGAGATCcaaaaacagaagaagaagTTTTACTTCATCAGATCCAAGATAGACGAGTCTATTCGAGCAGAAGAACGAATGAAAACCTTCAATAGGGAGGAAACGCTCTCGAAAATCAGAGCAGACTGCCAGAGGAACCTAAAGGATCTGGGAAACCCCCCAGTTTTCCTCATTTCCTCCTGGAATCTTTCGGAGTTTGATTTTGAGGAGCTCGTCTCCACTCTGAACTCTGAGCTTCCAGAGCAAAAGCAGTTCGCTCTACTGCAGTCTGCACCCGTCACCTCAGTGGCTATGCTGGAGAAGAAAGTCGCCATGTTCCACAAGGTCATCTTGGCTGCAGCCATCGTCTCTGGTGGGATTGCAGCGGCACCAGTGCCTGGTCTGTCTTTCGCGTGTGATACAGCCATGGTGACGTTGTTCTTCACGAGGTGCTACTATGCTTTCGGCCTGGATGACCGATCTCTGGAGAAGCTCTCGGAACGAGTGAACAAGCCAGAACTGAAGTCCCGGGAAAAGTCTCCACTTCTGAAGGAGCTTGTAAAAACATCAGTGGTCAGAATGGGAGCGTCTGCATTAGGGGAGTTTCTGTGCAGTTTGGTGCCTGGTGCGGGAACCGGCGCAGCAGCTACGATCTCTTTCAGAATGACACGTGATCTTCTTGAGAGCGGCCTGAAAGAGTTAGCGGATGAAGCGAGAAAGAT
- the LOC140539239 gene encoding interferon-inducible GTPase 5-like: MASHISDANEAIQASGESTFEKAKKKAQEQIDHLFNVSLDIAVTGETGAGKSSFINAFRGEENAATGVRETTTEPTPYQHPKLPNVKLWDLPGIGSPNFKAKTYVKKMDFKKYDFFLIISATRFKENDLMLAEEIQKAKKKFYFIRSKIDIDIRAEEEKKTFNREETLSEIREDCQRNLKDLGNPPVFLISSRNLSEFDFEELVSTLTSELPEHKQFALLQSAPVTSVAMLEEKVVMFKKVIWAAAILSGGIAAVPVPGLSFACDTAMVMSFFTRCYHTFSLDDRSLEKLSERVNKPELKSLKKAPLLKELAEASVLRMGGSAVGEFLCSLVPVAGNVAAGVISFSMTRGLLENGLSVLADEGRKVLREAGLE; encoded by the coding sequence ATGGCCAGTCACATTTCTGATGCAAATGAAGCAATCCAGGCATCTGGAGAATCCACTTTtgaaaaagcaaagaaaaaggCACAAGAGCAGATTGACCATTTGTTTAATGTCTCACTGGACATAGCTGTAACTGGAGAAACTGGGGCAGGAAAGTCCTCTTTCATTAATGCATTCAGAGGTGAAGAAAATGCAGCTACAGGAGTTAGAGAGACTACTACTGAACCCACCCCTTACCAACATCCCAAATTGCCAAACGTGAAACTTTGGGACCTGCCCGGAATTGGAAGCCCAAACTTTAAGGCAAAGACGTATGTTAAGAAAATGGACTTTAAGAAGTATGATTTCTTCCTCATCATCTCAGCAACCAGATTCAAAGAGAACGACCTCATGCTGGCTGAAGAGATCCAAAAAGCAAAGAAGAAGTTTTACTTCATCAGATCAAAGATAGACATTGATATTCgagcagaagaagaaaagaaaaccttCAATAGGGAGGAAACTCTCTCAGAAATCAGAGAAGACTGTCAGAGAAACCTAAAGGATCTGGGAAACCCCCCAGTTTTCCTCATTTCCTCCAGGAATCTTTCTGAGTTTGATTTTGAGGAGCTCGTGTCCACTCTAACTTCGGAGCTTCCAGAGCATAAGCAGTTCGCTCTACTGCAGTCTGCACCCGTCACCTCAGTGGCTATGCTGGAGGAGAAAGTCGTCATGTTCAAGAAGGTCATCTGGGCTGCAGCCATCCTCTCCGGTGGTATTGCAGCAGTTCCAGTGCCCGGTCTGTCTTTTGCATGTGATACAGCCATGGTGATGTCTTTCTTTACGAGGTGCTACCACACGTTCAGCCTGGATGACCGATCACTGGAGAAGCTCTCGGAACGAGTGAACAAGCCAGAACTGAAGTCCCTGAAGAAGGCTCCACTTTTGAAGGAACTTGCAGAAGCATCAGTGCTCAGAATGGGAGGGTCCGCAGTTGGAGAGTTTCTCTGCAGTTTGGTGCCTGTCGCAGGAAACGTTGCAGCAGGAGTAATCTCTTTCAGCATGACACGGGGTCTCCTAGAAAATGGTCTGAGCGTGTTAGCAGATGAAGGGAGAAAAGTGTTGAGAGAGGCAGGGCTGGAGTAA